The Bacteroidota bacterium genome window below encodes:
- the paaA gene encoding 1,2-phenylacetyl-CoA epoxidase subunit A: MENINFEDNFESKLSRNENIEPKDWMPEDYRKANIRQISQHAHSEIIGMLPEGNWITRAPSLRRKMVLLAKVQDEAGHGLYLYSACETLGISREEILDQLYTGKAKYSSIFNYPTLTWADMGAIGWLVDGAAIMNQVMLQRTSYGPYARAMVRICKEESFHQRQGYEIMCTLAKGSPAQKEMAQDALNRWWWPTLMMFGPPDKESIHTAQAVKWKIKRETNDQLRQRFVNQTVPQGEMIGLTFPDEKLKWNESKKNYDFGEPNWEEFQNVIHGNGPCNKERLSTRVTAHKEGKWVREALEAYANKKKKVAA, from the coding sequence ATGGAAAATATTAATTTTGAAGACAACTTCGAATCCAAACTTTCGCGCAATGAAAATATTGAGCCGAAGGATTGGATGCCCGAAGATTACCGCAAGGCAAACATCCGCCAGATTTCACAGCACGCGCATTCCGAAATCATTGGTATGCTTCCCGAAGGAAACTGGATTACACGCGCGCCTTCGCTGAGAAGAAAAATGGTGCTGCTCGCTAAAGTGCAGGATGAAGCGGGGCACGGGCTTTATCTTTATTCCGCTTGTGAAACTCTGGGAATTTCCCGCGAAGAAATTCTTGACCAGCTTTATACCGGCAAAGCAAAATATTCTTCCATCTTTAATTATCCTACGCTCACGTGGGCAGACATGGGCGCAATCGGCTGGCTCGTGGATGGCGCGGCAATTATGAATCAGGTGATGCTGCAGCGAACTTCTTATGGTCCCTATGCGCGCGCGATGGTTCGCATTTGCAAAGAAGAAAGTTTTCATCAGCGCCAGGGATATGAAATTATGTGCACGCTCGCAAAAGGTTCTCCCGCACAAAAAGAAATGGCGCAGGATGCTTTGAACCGCTGGTGGTGGCCAACGCTGATGATGTTCGGTCCGCCCGATAAAGAATCAATTCACACAGCGCAGGCGGTGAAATGGAAAATTAAGCGCGAGACCAACGACCAGTTGCGCCAGCGATTCGTAAACCAAACGGTTCCGCAGGGAGAAATGATTGGCTTGACTTTCCCCGATGAAAAATTAAAATGGAATGAATCGAAAAAGAATTATGATTTTGGTGAACCGAACTGGGAAGAATTTCAGAATGTGATTCACGGAAACGGGCCTTGCAATAAAGAAAGATTGAGCACACGCGTTACAGCACACAAAGAAGGAAAATGGGTTCGCGAAGCATTGGAAGCATACGCAAACAAAAAGAAAAAAGTCGCAGCATAA
- the paaB gene encoding 1,2-phenylacetyl-CoA epoxidase subunit B: MSDQGIVWEVFVQKKPGQPFVHCGNVHAHDAELALQNARDLYARRNEGTALWVVPAKYIVASSPEDVGPFFDPANEKIYRHPTFYTVPEGISHM; this comes from the coding sequence ATGTCAGACCAGGGAATAGTTTGGGAAGTTTTCGTGCAGAAAAAACCGGGACAGCCGTTCGTTCACTGCGGAAATGTTCACGCGCACGATGCCGAACTTGCATTGCAAAACGCCCGCGACCTTTACGCGCGAAGAAATGAAGGCACTGCGCTTTGGGTAGTTCCCGCAAAATATATTGTGGCTTCCTCGCCCGAAGATGTCGGTCCTTTCTTTGATCCGGCAAACGAAAAAATTTATCGTCACCCGACTTTCTATACTGTACCGGAAGGAATCAGCCATATGTAA